The stretch of DNA caaTATAgctatataaaatcaataatttaattttacttttaagtgtGTCACTAGAAATCTAATTAAATATGCATAATCACATTAAATTTCTATTGGTCAGCACTGCTCTAGAGTGTATTATTCAGTATAGAAAGAAGGAATTCAGAGGAGCAGGGACAGTATTGCTCATTATTTCCTGGGGTTAAACATCCCATACACTCTTCTCATGGCCCCCAGgacctccttgttcctcaggctgtagatgatgGGATTGAGCATAGGGGTGAGGATGGTGTAGAAGACAGCCAGTTTCTTATCCTCTGCTGGTGAGCGGAGACTTTTGGGCCGGAGGTAAGTGTAGACAAAAGGTGCATAGTAAAATATCACCACAGTTAAATGTGTGGAGCAGGTGGCAAAggcctttctttttccctcttttgagCGCATGTGGAAGACAGCAAAAAGGACCCGTCCATAGGAGGCAGTGATaccaaggaaaggaaggagaagaaccAGTACTGcactaaaaaaaatcatgtactCATAGACCCAAGTGTCTGTACAGACAAGAAGCATCATGGCGGGGATGTCACAGTAGAAGTGACCAATGGCCCTGGACCTGCAGTATGGAAGATGAAGAGCATACACTGTGTGTACTAGGCCATTGAGGGAACCCAGTGTCCAGGACCCCAGGATCATCTTCACACACATTTTTTTGCTCATATGGATGTGATAATGgagggggtggcagatggccacaaagcggtcataggccatggcaGCCAGTAGTAAGCCTTCAGAACTTGCCATGGTCACAAAGAAGAAGCTTTGTACACCACAACTTAAGAAGGAAATGCTTTTCTGACCAGAGAAGAAGTTGTATGCCATCTTGGGGACGGTGGTGGAGATGTACATCAGGTCCATGAGGGAGAGCTGGCTCAGGAGAATGTACATGGGGGTATGAAGCCGGGGGTCCAACAAGATGAGGCCAATCATTCCTGAGTTCCCCAAACAGGCGAGAACAAACACAAGGATGATCAGGAGCAAGAGAAGTAGGCCAGTTTGGTTTTGAGGAAACAaccccaacaaaataaaatcatttgaagtTTGGTTCCAAATCTCCATGAAAACCTGCTTCTTCAATTCCTtgaaagtaaatacaaaataaaactgaacattaaccataaaatgatacAGTGAAAAAGAACAAGCATGAATTGACCTTATTAGTGTTTGtttagaattgttttctttctaattgtACCTTTCCATGAATTGATTTTGAGACCTGAATTGAATGTTCCTGCCC from Sciurus carolinensis unplaced genomic scaffold, mSciCar1.2, whole genome shotgun sequence encodes:
- the LOC124973610 gene encoding olfactory receptor 2L13-like encodes the protein MEIWNQTSNDFILLGLFPQNQTGLLLLLLIILVFVLACLGNSGMIGLILLDPRLHTPMYILLSQLSLMDLMYISTTVPKMAYNFFSGQKSISFLSCGVQSFFFVTMASSEGLLLAAMAYDRFVAICHPLHYHIHMSKKMCVKMILGSWTLGSLNGLVHTVYALHLPYCRSRAIGHFYCDIPAMMLLVCTDTWVYEYMIFFSAVLVLLLPFLGITASYGRVLFAVFHMRSKEGKRKAFATCSTHLTVVIFYYAPFVYTYLRPKSLRSPAEDKKLAVFYTILTPMLNPIIYSLRNKEVLGAMRRVYGMFNPRK